From Anomalospiza imberbis isolate Cuckoo-Finch-1a 21T00152 chromosome 22, ASM3175350v1, whole genome shotgun sequence, a single genomic window includes:
- the CCDC103 gene encoding coiled-coil domain-containing protein 103: MEPGLEPGMEPGLEPGLEPGMEPAGALPALERELRAALAEDERRQREGEAKLRAMRQGVPDYDQFREIVLASHLKPLEKKDRLGQRRNVLWNPCAAPAKAAPAHAVEIPQELDQLPGTAAEFHRDWRRYLKSGTEKYQFLLQLGGEALGRIFQADVGFGLLGEFLTVLAENIHPGDRAPVLQILQSLAGTKRFGLNVALLSQAEKESSQDLFRKLQSRDYQAAGQPGCLASCEAGREAHPMETHLEKETEEERTLVELMKCYQVS, encoded by the exons ATGGAGCCGGGGCTGGAgccggggatggagccggggcTGGAGCCGGGGCTGGAGCCGGGGATGGAGCCGGCCGGAGCGCTGCCGGCGCTGGAGCGGGAGCTGCGGGCGGCGCTGGCGGAGGAcgagcggcggcagcgggagGGCGAGGCCAAGCTGCGGGCGATGCGCCAGGGCGTCCCCGACTACGACCAGTTCAG GGAGATTGTGCTGGCTTCTCACCTGAAGCCTCTGGAGAAGAAggacaggctggggcagaggaggAATGTGCTGTGGAATCCCTGTGCAGCCCCAGCCAAGGCAGCACCCGCCCACGCTGTGGAGAtcccacag GAGCTGGATCAGCTGCCTGGGACCGCTGCGGAATTTCACCGAGATTGGCGCAGATACCTTAAAAGTGGGACAGAGAAATACCAGTTTTTGCTGCAGCTCGGAGGGGAGGCCTTGGGCAGGATCTTCCAGGCTGATGTGGGCTTTGGCCTCCTGGGGGAATTCCTGACAGTGCTTGCAGAGAATATCCATCCTGGAGACAGAGCTCCTGTCCTTCAGATCCTGCAGAGCCTGGCGGGCACCAAGCGCTTCGGGCTGAACGTGGCTCTCCTGAGCCAGGCGGAGAAGGAGAGCAGCCAGGATTTGTTCAggaagctgcagagcagggattATCAGGCTGCTGGCCAGCCCGGCTGCCTGGCCAGCTgtgaggcagggagggaagccCATCCCATGGAGACCCACTTGGAAAAGGAAACTGAGGAGGAGAGGACACTGGTGGAGCTGATGAAGTGTTACCAGGTCAgctga